Proteins encoded by one window of Anaeromyxobacter diazotrophicus:
- a CDS encoding methyl-accepting chemotaxis protein produces the protein MRTTGKIIVLGVGAAVLVGAGLGLYMVKLSADDTDVRIAELDRTLRENFDRNARLQVEQAVSMLQQIVDRANRGELSQEQAKLMGADFLRKLRYDKDGYFWADDYDGVNVVLLGRADEGKSRIDKPDAKGKRWVRDFLSNGRSGGGYTDYYMVRQEGGPQLPKRAYTLAFAPFGWVVGTGNYVDDIEVAVSAKREAALAARRTQLVAIALMVLLTTALVAGVAVVLARSVARPLTRVADEARRVQRAFAEGRLSTRADAAAIHPEFRPILEGMNHALDTVFVPFSTMTEYVERISHGDIPERRTAEVHGDVVAMQASLNRCIDSVRALVADANALARAGVAGQLETRADAARHEGEFRKVVEGVNATLDAVVGPMRESSRVLEQLAGRDLRARVKGEYQGELARMKEAVNGTAEALHQALAQVAHAVDQVSSAAGQIAASSQTVASGASEQASSLEETSSSLESMAMITKQAADSAQQANGLAELAKAAATEGGAAIEQMSGAMAKIKASASGTSQIIKDINEIAFQTNLLALNAAVEAARAGEAGRGFAVVAEEVRSLALRSKEAANKTEDLIRDSVRQAGEGELTAKHVAEVLAGISTSVSKVTDIVAEIAASGKEQAAGIDQVTRAVEQVNQVTQQNAANSEESSSAAAELSGQAQELAAMVGMFQLERAAAAAPRRRAPATEARA, from the coding sequence ATGCGCACGACTGGAAAGATCATCGTCCTCGGGGTCGGGGCCGCGGTCCTGGTGGGAGCCGGCCTCGGCCTCTACATGGTGAAGCTCAGCGCCGACGACACCGACGTCCGGATCGCGGAGCTGGACCGGACGCTGCGCGAGAACTTCGACCGCAACGCGCGCCTGCAGGTCGAGCAGGCGGTCTCGATGCTCCAGCAGATCGTGGACCGCGCCAATCGCGGGGAGCTGTCGCAGGAGCAGGCGAAGCTCATGGGCGCCGACTTCCTGCGCAAGCTCCGGTACGACAAGGACGGCTACTTCTGGGCCGACGACTACGACGGCGTGAACGTCGTCCTGCTCGGCAGGGCGGACGAGGGGAAGAGCCGGATCGACAAGCCGGACGCGAAGGGCAAGCGGTGGGTCCGGGACTTCCTCTCCAACGGGCGGTCCGGCGGCGGGTACACGGACTACTACATGGTGCGGCAGGAGGGCGGCCCGCAGCTGCCGAAGCGCGCCTACACGCTGGCCTTCGCCCCATTCGGCTGGGTCGTCGGGACGGGGAACTACGTCGACGACATCGAGGTGGCGGTGAGCGCCAAGCGGGAGGCGGCGCTCGCGGCGCGGAGGACCCAGCTCGTGGCCATCGCGCTCATGGTGCTCCTCACCACGGCGCTGGTCGCGGGCGTGGCCGTCGTCCTCGCCCGCTCCGTCGCGCGCCCGCTGACGCGGGTGGCGGACGAGGCGCGGCGGGTGCAGCGGGCCTTCGCCGAGGGCCGGCTCTCGACGCGGGCCGACGCCGCGGCGATCCACCCGGAGTTCCGCCCCATCCTCGAGGGGATGAACCACGCCCTCGACACCGTCTTCGTGCCGTTCTCGACCATGACGGAGTACGTCGAGCGGATCTCGCACGGCGACATCCCGGAGCGCCGGACGGCCGAGGTGCACGGCGACGTGGTCGCCATGCAGGCGTCGCTCAACCGCTGCATCGACTCGGTCCGGGCGCTGGTCGCGGACGCGAACGCGCTCGCGCGGGCGGGCGTCGCGGGGCAGCTCGAGACCCGCGCCGACGCCGCGCGCCACGAGGGCGAGTTCCGCAAGGTGGTCGAGGGCGTGAACGCCACGCTCGACGCGGTGGTGGGGCCGATGCGGGAGTCCTCGCGGGTGCTGGAGCAGCTCGCGGGCCGGGACCTGCGCGCGCGCGTGAAGGGCGAGTACCAGGGCGAGCTGGCGCGCATGAAGGAGGCGGTGAACGGGACGGCGGAGGCGCTGCACCAGGCGCTGGCGCAGGTCGCCCACGCCGTCGACCAGGTGTCGTCGGCGGCGGGGCAGATCGCGGCCTCCAGCCAGACCGTGGCGTCGGGCGCCTCCGAGCAGGCGAGCTCCCTGGAGGAGACCTCCTCCAGCCTGGAGTCGATGGCGATGATCACGAAGCAGGCCGCCGACAGCGCCCAGCAGGCGAACGGCCTCGCGGAGCTCGCCAAGGCGGCGGCGACGGAGGGCGGCGCCGCCATCGAGCAGATGTCGGGCGCGATGGCGAAGATCAAGGCCTCGGCCTCGGGCACCTCGCAGATCATCAAGGACATCAACGAGATCGCGTTCCAGACCAACCTCCTCGCGCTCAACGCCGCGGTGGAGGCGGCGCGCGCCGGCGAGGCCGGGCGCGGCTTCGCGGTGGTGGCGGAGGAGGTCCGGTCGCTGGCGCTGCGCTCGAAGGAGGCCGCCAACAAGACCGAGGACCTGATCCGCGACTCGGTGAGGCAGGCGGGCGAGGGCGAGCTGACCGCGAAGCACGTGGCCGAGGTCCTGGCCGGGATCTCGACCTCCGTGTCGAAGGTGACGGACATCGTGGCCGAGATCGCCGCCTCCGGGAAGGAGCAGGCCGCCGGCATCGACCAGGTGACGAGGGCGGTGGAGCAGGTGAACCAGGTCACGCAGCAGAACGCGGCCAACTCCGAGGAGTCGTCCTCGGCCGCGGCGGAGCTCTCCGGTCAGGCCCAGGAGCTGGCGGCGATGGTGGGGATGTTCCAGCTCGAGCGCGCGGCCGCGGCGGCGCCGCGCCGGCGCGCGCCGGCGACGGAGGCCCGCGCGTAA
- a CDS encoding sterol desaturase family protein, protein MPTTNYIALAIPFFLLLIGVELLAARARRRAVYRLADALADLGCGVGQQVVLVFAGAALLAAYAWLYQHARLVTFRPGSGWPWLVAFVAVDVAYYWWHRLSHEVNLLWAAHAVHHQSEDYNLAVALRQSVLTSFTSLPFYLPMAFLGVPTAVYATSVAVSTLYQFWIHTELVGKLGPLERVLNTPSHHRVHHAVNPQYLDKNYGAILIVWDRLFGTFREERAPAVYGTTKPLASFNPAWAQVQTWFEIAEKARALPRRRDRLRLWLASPAVDPLGRPAPTEEALRARPRHDVLLAPALQGYALVQFAPLVAATFVMLLAQDTAPRGALAAAGALALWTLASLGGLLDRRGWAWPVEGARLLAVGAALAAARPLGTAASVAAGAAWAAGSALWLARAARAQPGGTDSSAPVPRVLDGRAPAAGGACSSP, encoded by the coding sequence GTGCCGACGACCAACTACATCGCGCTCGCGATCCCCTTCTTCCTCCTCCTCATCGGGGTCGAGCTGCTCGCGGCGCGGGCCCGCCGGCGCGCGGTCTACCGCCTCGCGGACGCGCTGGCGGACCTCGGCTGCGGGGTCGGACAGCAGGTGGTGCTCGTCTTCGCGGGCGCGGCGCTGCTCGCCGCCTACGCCTGGCTCTATCAGCACGCGCGGCTCGTCACCTTCCGGCCCGGGAGCGGCTGGCCCTGGCTCGTCGCCTTCGTCGCCGTGGACGTCGCCTATTACTGGTGGCACCGTCTCTCGCACGAGGTGAACCTGCTCTGGGCCGCCCACGCCGTGCACCACCAGTCCGAGGACTACAACCTCGCGGTCGCGCTCCGGCAGTCCGTCCTGACGAGCTTCACCTCGCTCCCGTTCTACCTGCCGATGGCGTTCCTGGGCGTGCCGACGGCGGTCTACGCCACCAGCGTGGCGGTGAGCACGCTCTACCAGTTCTGGATCCACACCGAGCTGGTGGGGAAGCTCGGGCCGCTGGAGCGGGTCCTCAACACGCCCTCGCACCACCGCGTCCACCACGCGGTGAACCCGCAGTACCTCGACAAGAACTACGGGGCGATCCTCATCGTGTGGGACCGGCTCTTCGGCACCTTCCGCGAGGAGCGCGCGCCGGCGGTCTACGGCACGACCAAGCCGCTCGCGAGCTTCAACCCGGCCTGGGCGCAGGTGCAGACGTGGTTCGAGATCGCCGAGAAGGCGCGGGCGCTGCCGCGCCGCCGCGACCGCCTGCGCCTGTGGCTCGCCTCGCCCGCGGTGGACCCGCTCGGACGCCCGGCGCCCACCGAGGAGGCGCTGCGGGCGCGGCCGCGCCACGACGTCCTGCTCGCCCCGGCGCTGCAGGGCTACGCCCTCGTCCAGTTCGCGCCGCTGGTGGCGGCCACCTTCGTCATGCTCCTCGCGCAGGACACCGCGCCGAGGGGCGCGCTGGCCGCCGCGGGCGCGCTCGCGCTGTGGACGCTCGCCTCGCTGGGCGGCCTCCTCGATCGGAGGGGCTGGGCGTGGCCGGTGGAGGGGGCGCGCCTGCTGGCGGTGGGCGCCGCGCTCGCGGCGGCGCGGCCGCTCGGGACCGCGGCCAGCGTCGCGGCCGGCGCGGCCTGGGCGGCGGGGAGCGCCCTGTGGCTCGCCCGGGCGGCGCGCGCTCAGCCCGGCGGGACCGACTCGTCGGCGCCGGTGCCGCGCGTCTTGGACGGGCGGGCGCCGGCGGCCGGCGGGGCGTGCTCCTCGCCGTAG
- a CDS encoding HAD-IG family 5'-nucleotidase, whose amino-acid sequence MRRLDRSSRQEADEPAGDSYRDAEVTALLERHRLPVREVPFARQIFVNRNLRLDKIDVVGFDMDYTLAMYHLRQLEELAFRMTTRRMIDHLGYPEVLAGLAYDPDFVIRGLVVDKQAGNIFKMDRHNHCGRAYHGKRVLPYEEVKRLYREEKIHLSLPRFAWIDTLFALPEACLFAEIIECLEGRGERVPYAKLYDDIRNSIDTVHRDDTLKQIVKADLPRFLVKDLELGPALHKLRSGGKKLFLLTNSFADYTEAVMSFILDGVLPEYPSWKNYFDVILTGAQKPGWFSEERPVLQLSARGEVLGPAAALERGVVYQGGSLHAFERLGGIGGDRVLYVGDHIYGDILRSRKSSLWRTCMIVPELEAELAWLEKSSPSLEEMARLEELRARLDDEISVRKAGLNALDRRLERDARDPATRTQVEAERREMKHELEQLRRAVRDADARVRELERAVELGFNKYWGLTFKEGNENSRFGEQIEDYACIYTSRVSNFVFYSPMQYLRALRAAMPHERLMLRMAPYGEEHAPPAAGARPSKTRGTGADESVPPG is encoded by the coding sequence ATGCGACGACTCGATCGAAGCTCCCGCCAGGAAGCCGACGAGCCCGCGGGCGACAGCTACCGCGACGCGGAGGTGACCGCCCTGCTCGAGCGGCATCGCCTGCCCGTCCGCGAGGTGCCGTTCGCCCGCCAGATCTTCGTCAACCGCAACCTGCGGCTCGACAAGATCGACGTGGTCGGCTTCGACATGGACTACACGCTCGCGATGTACCACCTGCGGCAGCTCGAGGAGCTCGCCTTCCGCATGACCACGCGGAGGATGATCGACCACCTCGGCTACCCGGAGGTCCTGGCCGGGCTCGCCTACGATCCGGACTTCGTCATCCGCGGCCTGGTGGTCGACAAGCAGGCCGGGAACATCTTCAAGATGGACCGGCACAACCACTGCGGCCGGGCCTACCACGGCAAGCGCGTCCTCCCCTACGAGGAGGTGAAGCGCCTCTACCGCGAGGAGAAGATCCACCTCTCGCTGCCGCGCTTCGCCTGGATCGACACGCTGTTCGCGCTGCCGGAGGCGTGCCTCTTCGCCGAGATCATCGAGTGCCTGGAGGGGCGCGGCGAGCGCGTGCCCTACGCCAAGCTGTACGACGACATCCGCAACTCGATCGACACCGTCCACCGCGACGACACGCTGAAGCAGATCGTGAAGGCCGACCTGCCGCGGTTCCTGGTGAAGGACCTGGAGCTCGGCCCGGCGCTGCACAAGCTGCGCTCGGGCGGCAAGAAGCTGTTCCTCCTCACCAACTCGTTCGCGGACTACACCGAGGCGGTGATGAGCTTCATCCTCGACGGCGTCCTGCCCGAGTACCCGAGCTGGAAGAACTACTTCGACGTCATCCTCACCGGCGCGCAGAAGCCGGGGTGGTTCTCGGAGGAGCGGCCGGTGCTGCAGCTCTCGGCGCGCGGCGAGGTGCTGGGCCCGGCGGCGGCCCTCGAGCGCGGGGTGGTCTACCAGGGCGGCAGCCTGCACGCGTTCGAGCGGCTGGGCGGGATCGGCGGCGACCGGGTCCTCTACGTGGGCGACCACATCTACGGCGACATCCTCCGCTCCCGGAAGAGCTCGCTCTGGCGCACCTGCATGATCGTGCCGGAGCTGGAGGCGGAGCTCGCCTGGCTCGAGAAGAGCTCGCCCTCGCTGGAGGAGATGGCGCGGCTGGAGGAGCTGCGGGCGCGGCTCGACGACGAGATCTCGGTCCGCAAGGCAGGCCTCAACGCGCTCGACCGCCGGCTGGAGCGCGACGCGCGCGACCCGGCGACCCGGACGCAGGTCGAGGCGGAGCGGCGCGAGATGAAGCACGAGCTGGAGCAGCTGCGGCGCGCGGTGCGCGACGCCGACGCGCGCGTCCGGGAGCTGGAGCGCGCGGTCGAGCTCGGCTTCAACAAGTACTGGGGCCTCACCTTCAAGGAGGGGAACGAGAACTCGCGCTTCGGGGAGCAGATCGAGGACTACGCCTGCATCTACACGAGCCGCGTCTCGAACTTCGTCTTCTACTCGCCCATGCAGTACCTGCGCGCGCTCCGGGCCGCCATGCCGCACGAGCGGCTCATGCTGCGGATGGCGCCCTACGGCGAGGAGCACGCCCCGCCGGCCGCCGGCGCCCGCCCGTCCAAGACGCGCGGCACCGGCGCCGACGAGTCGGTCCCGCCGGGCTGA
- a CDS encoding M16 family metallopeptidase, with translation MRAPGAGPIPLPPLHEERLPNGATVVVAERPGVPLVAVRLVVGAGAALDPPRGHGLAHLVAQVARRGTARRTGEQIDDTVESLGTELGAGADEDATYFGLSAPAEFLPQLLDVVVDLATRPTFPAREWERIRRREVAGLAHVLDEPGAVADRAMVEAVYPGHPYGHPTDGRSAHLAALRRGDAVAFHRRWFNPAAATLVVVGAVPAEEALRVCRRKLAGWKGAGPPPPPVPPAAPVPRSVLVVDKPDLTQAQVRIAGPAMARATPDYFPALVASSIFGGGFTSRLMEAIRVNRGLSYGVRSRFAMSRAAGIFFISSFTKVETTGELLQVAFDEAERFCDGGPTEEELGRAQSYLAGLYPLSLETHDQVAERLADVRLYGVPLAEVTDYRERVRAVRAEACQALARRYFPLRDGAVVVVGPARKLAASLERFGPVKVVPARRVL, from the coding sequence GTGAGGGCCCCGGGCGCCGGGCCCATCCCGCTCCCGCCGCTGCACGAGGAGCGGCTCCCCAACGGCGCGACGGTGGTGGTGGCGGAGCGGCCGGGGGTGCCGCTGGTGGCGGTCCGGCTCGTCGTCGGCGCGGGCGCCGCGCTCGATCCGCCGCGCGGCCACGGCCTCGCCCACCTGGTGGCGCAGGTGGCGCGCCGGGGCACCGCCCGGCGCACGGGCGAGCAGATCGACGACACCGTCGAGTCGCTCGGCACCGAGCTCGGCGCCGGCGCCGACGAGGACGCCACCTACTTCGGTCTCTCGGCCCCGGCCGAGTTCCTGCCGCAGCTGCTCGACGTGGTGGTGGACCTCGCCACCCGGCCCACCTTCCCGGCGCGGGAGTGGGAGCGCATCCGCCGGCGGGAGGTGGCGGGGCTCGCCCACGTGCTCGACGAGCCAGGGGCGGTGGCCGACCGCGCCATGGTCGAGGCGGTCTACCCCGGCCACCCCTACGGCCACCCCACCGACGGCCGCTCGGCCCACCTGGCCGCGCTCCGCCGCGGCGACGCGGTGGCCTTCCACCGCCGCTGGTTCAACCCGGCCGCCGCCACGCTGGTGGTGGTGGGCGCGGTCCCGGCCGAGGAGGCGCTGCGCGTCTGCCGGCGCAAGCTCGCCGGCTGGAAGGGCGCCGGGCCGCCCCCGCCGCCGGTGCCGCCGGCGGCGCCGGTGCCGCGCAGCGTGCTCGTCGTGGACAAGCCGGACCTCACGCAGGCGCAGGTGCGGATCGCCGGCCCGGCCATGGCGCGCGCGACGCCGGACTACTTCCCGGCCCTGGTGGCGAGCTCGATCTTCGGCGGCGGCTTCACCTCGCGGCTCATGGAGGCCATCCGCGTCAACCGCGGCCTCTCCTACGGGGTGCGGAGCCGCTTCGCCATGAGCCGCGCCGCCGGGATCTTCTTCATCTCCTCCTTCACCAAGGTCGAGACCACCGGCGAGCTGCTCCAGGTGGCCTTCGACGAGGCGGAGCGCTTCTGCGACGGCGGCCCCACCGAGGAGGAGCTGGGGCGCGCCCAGAGCTACCTCGCGGGCCTGTACCCGCTCTCGCTCGAGACGCACGACCAGGTGGCGGAGCGCCTCGCCGACGTGCGGCTCTACGGCGTGCCGCTCGCGGAGGTGACCGACTACCGCGAGCGCGTGCGCGCCGTCCGCGCCGAGGCGTGCCAGGCGCTGGCGCGGCGGTACTTCCCGCTCCGCGACGGCGCCGTGGTGGTGGTGGGGCCGGCGCGGAAGCTCGCGGCCTCGCTCGAGCGGTTCGGGCCGGTGAAGGTCGTGCCGGCGCGCCGGGTCCTGTGA
- a CDS encoding M16 family metallopeptidase, with amino-acid sequence MPRTPAGPILDLDRIVARQLPNGLRVRLLADPTVPTVSYYTFFQVGSRNERLGTTGISHLFEHMMFNGAARYGPKEFDRVLESRGGSSNAYTSNDVTAYYEDFASDALETVVDLESDRMRSLALTPETLEQEREVVKEERRLRTENSVFGLMEEQLEALVFLAHPYRWPVIGWMEDIERITREDCQEFFRTYYAPDNAAVYAVGDLDPDDTYRLVERAYGDIPVGPRPRPVPQGEPPQRGERRAVVRYPAQAAAVLVGWRGPAAKSADSAALDVLQAVLAVGESSRLRRRLVEQAEVAVSVQVSWGWRVDPGVFLVFAELAPGVPAERAERLLWEELAKVAARGVGRAELVRAQRLLRSSVLHELATHNGVAHALGQAEALLGDWREAGRALEQYAAVGTKDVRRVAASWLDPARRCVVTLEPEGRS; translated from the coding sequence GTGCCGCGCACGCCAGCAGGCCCCATCCTCGACCTCGATCGCATCGTCGCCCGCCAGCTCCCGAACGGCCTGCGGGTCCGGCTCCTCGCCGACCCGACCGTGCCGACGGTGAGCTACTACACGTTCTTCCAGGTCGGCTCGCGCAACGAGCGGCTCGGCACGACCGGGATCAGCCACCTGTTCGAGCACATGATGTTCAACGGCGCCGCGCGCTACGGGCCGAAGGAGTTCGACCGCGTGCTCGAGTCGCGGGGCGGCAGCTCCAACGCCTACACCTCGAACGACGTCACCGCCTACTACGAGGACTTCGCCTCCGACGCGCTCGAGACGGTGGTGGACCTCGAGAGCGACCGCATGCGCTCGCTCGCGCTCACCCCCGAGACGCTGGAGCAGGAGCGGGAGGTGGTGAAGGAGGAGCGGCGCCTGCGCACCGAGAACTCGGTATTCGGGCTCATGGAGGAGCAGCTCGAGGCGCTGGTCTTCCTGGCACACCCCTACCGCTGGCCCGTCATCGGCTGGATGGAGGACATCGAGCGGATCACGCGCGAGGATTGCCAGGAGTTCTTCCGCACCTACTACGCGCCCGACAACGCCGCGGTCTACGCGGTGGGCGACCTCGATCCGGACGACACCTACCGCCTCGTGGAGCGCGCCTACGGCGACATCCCGGTCGGCCCGCGGCCGCGCCCGGTCCCGCAGGGCGAGCCCCCGCAGCGCGGCGAGCGCCGGGCGGTGGTGCGCTACCCGGCCCAGGCCGCGGCGGTGCTGGTGGGCTGGCGCGGCCCGGCGGCGAAGAGCGCCGACTCGGCGGCGCTGGACGTGCTGCAGGCGGTGCTGGCGGTGGGCGAGTCCTCCCGGCTGCGGCGCCGCCTGGTCGAGCAGGCGGAGGTGGCGGTGTCGGTCCAGGTCTCCTGGGGCTGGCGCGTCGATCCCGGCGTCTTCCTCGTCTTCGCGGAGCTCGCGCCCGGCGTGCCGGCCGAGCGCGCCGAGCGGCTCCTCTGGGAGGAGCTCGCGAAGGTGGCGGCGCGCGGCGTCGGCCGGGCCGAGCTCGTCCGGGCGCAGCGTCTCCTGCGCAGCTCGGTCCTGCACGAGCTCGCCACCCACAACGGCGTGGCGCACGCGCTCGGCCAGGCCGAGGCGCTGCTCGGCGACTGGCGGGAGGCGGGCCGCGCGCTCGAGCAGTACGCGGCGGTCGGGACGAAGGACGTGCGGCGCGTCGCCGCCAGCTGGCTCGACCCCGCGCGCCGGTGCGTGGTGACGCTCGAGCCGGAGGGCCGGTCGTGA
- a CDS encoding RluA family pseudouridine synthase: MTLAVLYQDEHLAAVDKPAGRLVIPGRGAPERTVQAEAEEALGRLWVVHRLDRGTSGVLLFARSAAAHRALNLAFDRHEVEKRYLALVRGAPPTEARLDAAIAPARRGRMRPARPGEERGKAAVTRVRLLEAFPARPPLPALALVEARPETGRTHQIRVHLAWAGTPLAVDPDYGDAGPLTGEGGAVLLARTPLHAAGLALRHPISGAPLAIEAPLPEDLARTLAAAGATTP, translated from the coding sequence GTGACGCTCGCGGTCCTGTACCAGGACGAGCACCTCGCCGCGGTCGACAAGCCCGCCGGCCGGCTCGTCATCCCGGGGCGCGGCGCGCCCGAGCGCACCGTCCAGGCCGAGGCGGAGGAGGCCCTCGGGCGCCTGTGGGTGGTGCACCGGCTCGACCGCGGCACGAGCGGCGTGCTCCTCTTCGCGCGGAGCGCCGCCGCGCACCGCGCGCTCAACCTCGCCTTCGACCGGCACGAGGTGGAGAAGCGGTACCTGGCGCTCGTGCGCGGCGCGCCGCCGACCGAGGCGCGGCTCGACGCGGCCATCGCCCCGGCCCGGCGCGGGCGCATGCGGCCGGCGCGGCCCGGCGAGGAGCGCGGCAAGGCGGCGGTGACCCGGGTGCGGCTGCTCGAGGCGTTCCCGGCCCGGCCGCCGCTCCCGGCGCTCGCGCTCGTCGAGGCGCGCCCGGAGACCGGCCGCACGCACCAGATCCGCGTGCACCTGGCCTGGGCGGGCACCCCGCTGGCGGTGGACCCGGACTACGGCGACGCGGGGCCGCTCACCGGCGAGGGCGGGGCGGTCCTGCTCGCGCGCACGCCGCTCCACGCCGCCGGGCTGGCGCTCCGCCACCCGATCTCCGGCGCGCCGCTCGCGATCGAGGCCCCGCTGCCCGAGGACCTGGCGCGGACGCTGGCGGCGGCGGGAGCGACGACGCCCTAG
- the alr gene encoding alanine racemase produces the protein MSIRPTEAVVDLAAVAANYRLAVEIGGRPAVGVVKADAYGHGAVPVARALRQAGAPMLAVALVEEGIELREAGIDGPVLVLGAAYGERYDLLVKHQLTPLVFTPAHVQALAAAARAAGTRARAHLKVDTGMGRIGVTPAGLPAVVEALRAAPEVELEGVCTHFASADLEPRATTERQVALFGEVSQALARAGLPPRYHHLANSAGTLDFPGARQDLTRPGIMLYGYLPFDPAARISEVARAAAARLRPALTWRTAITHVKQVEAGTAISYGGRWVAERPSRIATLPLGYADGYDRRLSGRPGFGRAEVLVRGRRAPIAGTICMDMCMIDVTDVPGAGVGDEVVLLGEQGGARVDADELAAKAGTISYEILCGVGRRVPRRYV, from the coding sequence ATGTCCATCCGACCTACCGAGGCGGTGGTCGACCTCGCCGCCGTCGCCGCCAACTACCGGCTCGCCGTGGAGATCGGCGGCCGCCCCGCCGTCGGCGTCGTCAAGGCCGACGCCTACGGGCACGGGGCGGTGCCGGTGGCCCGGGCGCTCCGCCAGGCGGGCGCGCCCATGCTCGCGGTGGCGCTGGTGGAGGAGGGGATCGAGCTGCGCGAGGCCGGGATCGACGGGCCGGTGCTGGTGCTCGGCGCGGCCTACGGCGAGCGCTACGACCTGCTCGTGAAGCACCAGCTCACGCCGCTCGTCTTCACCCCCGCCCACGTGCAGGCGCTCGCCGCCGCGGCGCGCGCCGCGGGCACGCGCGCCAGGGCGCACCTCAAGGTGGACACGGGCATGGGGCGCATCGGCGTCACCCCGGCCGGCCTGCCGGCGGTGGTGGAGGCGCTCCGCGCCGCCCCAGAGGTCGAGCTGGAGGGGGTGTGCACGCACTTCGCGAGCGCCGATCTGGAGCCGCGCGCCACCACCGAGCGGCAGGTCGCGCTCTTCGGCGAGGTGTCGCAGGCTTTGGCGCGCGCCGGGCTGCCGCCGCGCTACCACCACCTCGCCAACTCGGCGGGTACGCTCGACTTCCCGGGCGCGCGCCAGGACCTCACCCGGCCCGGCATCATGCTCTACGGCTACCTGCCGTTCGACCCGGCCGCGCGCATCTCGGAGGTGGCGCGCGCCGCGGCGGCGCGGCTCAGGCCGGCGCTCACCTGGCGCACCGCCATCACCCACGTGAAGCAGGTCGAGGCCGGGACCGCCATCTCCTACGGCGGCCGCTGGGTGGCGGAGCGCCCGTCGCGCATCGCGACCTTGCCCCTCGGCTACGCCGACGGCTACGACCGCCGGCTCTCGGGTCGCCCCGGCTTCGGCCGCGCCGAGGTCCTGGTCCGCGGACGGCGCGCGCCCATCGCCGGCACCATCTGCATGGACATGTGCATGATCGACGTCACCGACGTGCCGGGCGCCGGCGTCGGCGACGAGGTGGTGCTCCTCGGCGAGCAGGGCGGCGCGCGGGTCGACGCGGACGAGCTGGCCGCCAAGGCGGGCACCATCTCGTACGAGATCCTGTGCGGCGTGGGGCGCCGCGTCCCCCGCAGGTACGTGTGA
- a CDS encoding class I SAM-dependent methyltransferase, with protein MPRPNDAPAPRGGLPASWKALAIRHYHERAVRYEERVSRGLLASLRWREREAVLRLADLASPARRTVVDVGCGGGFFARAAKRAGMWVHAVDAAAGMVELVRPDVDLAEVADLETFDPPRRYDLVICCGALEFVASPGEAVARLCRLCAPGGRLVLQVPRESAGGRCYRLQKRFEGLRTVLYRRDALVAEVAAHGLAPAGEAFPLPYNMVVAFDAPGC; from the coding sequence GTGCCACGCCCGAACGACGCCCCGGCCCCCCGCGGCGGCCTGCCCGCGAGCTGGAAGGCGCTCGCCATTCGCCACTACCACGAGCGCGCGGTGCGGTACGAGGAGCGGGTCTCGCGCGGGCTGCTGGCGAGCCTGCGCTGGCGGGAGCGCGAGGCGGTGCTGCGGCTCGCCGACCTGGCCTCGCCGGCGCGGCGCACCGTCGTCGACGTCGGCTGCGGGGGAGGGTTCTTCGCCCGCGCCGCCAAGCGGGCGGGGATGTGGGTGCACGCCGTCGACGCCGCCGCCGGCATGGTGGAGCTCGTCCGGCCGGACGTGGACCTGGCCGAGGTCGCGGACCTCGAGACGTTCGACCCCCCGCGGCGCTATGACCTCGTCATCTGCTGCGGCGCGCTCGAGTTCGTGGCGAGTCCGGGGGAAGCCGTCGCGCGCCTGTGCCGCCTCTGCGCGCCCGGCGGCCGGCTCGTGCTGCAGGTGCCGCGCGAGAGCGCCGGCGGGCGCTGCTACCGCCTGCAGAAGCGCTTCGAGGGCCTCCGGACGGTCCTCTACCGGCGCGACGCGCTGGTGGCGGAGGTGGCGGCGCACGGTCTCGCCCCCGCTGGCGAGGCCTTCCCGCTGCCGTACAACATGGTGGTCGCGTTCGACGCGCCTGGGTGCTGA
- a CDS encoding helix-turn-helix domain-containing protein yields MQTALKTRIPRRTSKAKPPRDPRREVLRKLGEKVRSIRHQRGLTQEMLANSLALSVAYVSLIERGGRNPPFTTVVAIARALGVSTRDLCAE; encoded by the coding sequence ATGCAAACGGCTCTCAAGACGAGGATTCCCAGAAGGACGAGCAAGGCGAAGCCCCCGCGCGATCCGCGCCGCGAGGTGCTCCGCAAGCTCGGCGAGAAGGTCCGCTCCATCCGTCACCAGCGCGGTCTCACCCAGGAGATGCTCGCGAATTCCCTGGCGCTCTCCGTGGCTTACGTCAGCCTCATCGAGCGCGGCGGGCGCAACCCTCCGTTCACCACCGTGGTCGCGATCGCACGGGCGCTCGGCGTCTCCACGCGCGACCTGTGCGCGGAGTAG